acatcaaagaaaacaattgGTCCCAGGGTGAAATCTTCCTGAAAGCACCGGAAGTGTAGTGTACTCATTCATCAGTTCATGTGAATACTTCATGCGACCATAGGAAGAAGACTGACATCACTTAtaggcagcctcgcttctgtcagtctgccccagagcagctgtggctacaactgtagcttgcctccaccagtgtgtgaatgggtggatgactgggtgtgtaaagtgctttgggtccCTAgggggggactagtaaaagcgctatacaaatacaggccatttaccatttaccatcacTTCAACTCCAAACTGCAGTAAATCAGATGCTTTGTTGTTTTGCTCAGGTCGGAGAGGACTGACTCACGCGAGTCAACgcctaaaggtcaaaggttcaCGGATCGATGCTCCTCATCTTTCTTCGCTATCTCGTACAGTCTCCACACTATGGATTAATGTCTTGAAAGTAGGCCGCAGTTTAGGGTCATTGCTCCAGCACTCCATCATAATCTTGTGAATCTGGGGAGGCATCAGGACAGCATTATTTACACAGttctaagaaaacaaaagagattAAGTGTTACTAATGAAGCCTTCTGTAAGAACCCAGCAGTTTTAGGGGTGAGCTATGGAAGCTAAAAGCTCCAACACACTACCAGCAATGTGTATCTAATAAAATGGCTGTTGAACACAAGCTAAACTGTGTGTGCATCTtactcaaagcttcattttACACGGTCATCTGGGTTAGTTCAGTGTTGTTGAGATATATGATTTTCATCTTAGCTGATCTTAATCCTCTCAGGATCACTGAGGACTATGTTTAATAGGTTCTTTACTCCACATGAATTTCTTATGTGAGACTCACGTTGTTAAACATCATAAGCAAGTTATATCTCTGTTGTCTTTGAACCACAAGACATTTTACCAAAACAATGAGCAGCTTATGGTGAAGAAAGTAACAGACCTGTGTAGGACACTTATCAGGAGCAGGCAGCCTATAGCCATTTCTCAGGAGGTCAATCAAATGGTAGACAATCATCTGGCCCTGCTTCTCATTGCCCATTTTATTCATAAAGAcctaaaacagaagaaaattcaTTTGGTCTGGTTAAGAAGAAGCAGTATGTTTCAAAtaacatgaaagaaaaatgaagtggtTCCTGTTTTTGAGTACATCACGCAGAGAGGAGTGCTCAATCAACTGATTCTTTAAGCCACGCTGCAGCCTAATTACAGTGAGTTGTTTTCCAAATCAACTGAGCAATTGAGACAAGTGACCAAgaaattaaaagtaaaatgagGGAAACACTTAGCagaactagaaaaaaaaacacagtaccACTGGTGGGCTGCAGTTCTTGTCGCTGTAAGTGAAGAGTTCATAGAGGACGACCCCAAAACTCCAGACGTCTGAAGCCACAGAGAACTTGCTCTCTGTCAGCGACTCAGGAGCGTACCTGCAAGACACCGCAGCACATTCAAGACTCAAGCATATATATAACGCAATCCATACACAGATTGCATATAAAAGACGGACATTATACCAAATTTAAAGCCTCAACTTGATGTTGCTAGAAACAGAAACCGAGGACACTGCAGGCTCAAATCAAAAGCTCAAACCAATCAAAAAGTAGCCAAACCATAGAGATTCTCTGATCTTGTCTTTTACTCCAGTTAATTTCCAAAGTTAATATCACAATATGATGTTAAACTTTAAATAAAGACCATTAAACCACGAGCAAAATGTTTATTGAGGTCATACAGGAGGAGCAGTAGTGTTGTTTTCTCATAGAGTTCTATACAATCAGACTTGATTCTGCGTCGCCCCCAGCTGGTAGTTATCGGGAAAAAAACTATGTTCAATTAAGGCAGATCGGAAAGTCACAtccataaaaacattttttaaaaacacagctgTCTATTAAACGCAATCAAACGGAGATGAAGTTCTGACCGAAGACCATTTAAAGTGGATGCATAAAAACGAGTTCTAATCTTTGCCTCCGTGTGGATCATGATTTTACTTAATTGCGAATTTTTAAATCTCACAACTGTTAGAGTATTTAAAGAAAGGAAGTAACAGCTAGTAAAAGCAAAAGATATTAAGATAGGATTAAGCGTGGTCCTCACCAGAAGATGGGGCTTTCCCCAGGCTCTCTGACAGTGTAGTAGTCTTTGTCCTGAGGAAGCACCTTGGTCAGACCAAAGTCACCGATCTTAACCCTCATCTCGCTCTCCACCAGAATATTTCTTGTGGCCAGATCTCTGTGAATGTAACGCTTAGTGCCAAGGTAGTCCATTCCCTGGAAGGAATTCATGTGTTACACCAAATGCATATATTTTGCAGCAGCTCCGAGAAGAACTGTGAAGAAGCGTTTTGCAAGAATCTCTGTATAGCACTGTGTTACCTTGCAAATCTGTGACGCGTAGTGCAACAGTTTCTTGGAATCAAATCTGTCCTTGTGTTTGATGAGATAATCTCTCAAACTGCCATAGGGGAGATATTCCATGATCAACCGTAGGTTTCTTCGTCCTGCAGAAAAAAGGGAGTTGAGTTCGCTACTAGAGAAAGAGAATACGATGTGAGCGGTGGAGCGGAGGCCTCGCCTAAAGTGGGTTTTCTGAGCtaattcagatttatttgtttcATTGGGCATGGTCACTGACGCCCCAGGCAGCAAATGTGTGGAAAACAGCATAATGCATTAGAAAATGTGCCGGGGTGGGAATATTAAATCAAGAAACAAGCAGCTCACGGAagtttgcattaaataaaagagaaaaaaaagaaaaaagtgaatcTCTCGTCTTGACATTATTAAGGAAAATTACATAACATAAATATACAAAAGAAACAATATTTTATACCAAAACAGCAACATTTAGTAACTTTAATTATAAGCTGAAATAGGACCAACagcatttaatgtttttactgTAATCCAGTTTATCCAAGTCATAGGAGATGACGAGCAATACAAGTTCAAGTGCACAGTAATGTGAAAAAGCACACGGCTGATTTCTTTAAGTTTTTGCCTACAATATTTGTCAAACTTAAAAAACCACATGATCAAACACTTTTTGATATTACACAACAATAACCTGAGTAAAGACAAAAAGCAGCTTTTAAATAATGATTTCAATGATTATGGAAGAAAAGCTATCCAACAGTACCAGGTCCTGTGTGgaaatatttattaattaattaaataaccaCATCTTTTGGAACACTGAGAAGATGAATTGAGGTTGGCTGAAACAGCTCAAAAAGCAACACGTCCCTTAAAAACAGCTACGAAACAAAACCACTGACGTCTATCGATGTTGAAATGGATCAGTGGTGGACctcgccaggactgccatacttatcaaaattactccaagagtgcacggttatctttgtctaatatttacatttgttggatgatctgaaacatttaagtgtgacgaATAAAATCTAAGAAATCAGAAAGTGGTTACTTAATGTTTCACAGCACCATAGAGATCAAACAATGTGCTCATACCTGCACTGTAGCACACTCCCTTGTATTTGACAATGTTTTCATGCTGAAGTGATTTAAGGATCTCAATTTCCCGCTCAAAGTCCCTGAGGTGCTCAGCTGTACTGTGCTGGAGTTTCTTCACAGCCACCACCTCCCCTGTGCTGTCCTGCAGCGGGTCGTACCTGCACATCTCCACACTGCCAAAGTTCCCCTGAAGTGTGAGATGAAACAgacaagaaaaacacattttaaaagagaaatgcTATCATTTccatttataataaataattagCACATAATAGTATTTTTGGATCTTCACCAATGGAAACAAGGAAATGATGAGCCggtggaaaaataataattgacTATAAAAGCTGTTTAGAAATGATTTTGTTTATATACATTACATTTCTAATGACATGAAAAAGTTACTGTATTTTTCAGTCAGGTAAGTCAAACTtcactcaactcattcttcttgcttcctccacttctgtaccattgattcagtaatgttgaattctctcgcagctgctctattcccatgttgttgcagtatattaatgactaacctcgtattgcgGATGGATAATCTctgttgttctcctgactgaagtttggtccgtttatagCATcatgccatgcgattgcatttgtcgcTAACCATCAGGAATCCTCAAGTTagcttttatcgagtggaaaaaagttagcattcatcctctagcttcactgtgtttatgttatgctaacatagctgtgtcgctagtgatcacgtagcacatcattatataccagctagtccaatttcagtaaccctacaaaagttACTGccgtttagtttcctgtcttcatttatgttggaagtgatagcagagctgtaccttttaattctttcagaaatctcagtcagaacatgctatatcatatttaggtggaaactagtgagctaacatcctgctaacttctaacgccattaaatttaataaattctgttttcatggatgccttgatgttaaacttaatcgtTACACCTCAggtgatcattttattaaagatgaaagaatttagacagtgtttaactctcagtgatgccacagtgtttgtttgactttgggacctgaagggacggagttttggacccagattactctaCAAgactcctgactacggtagccgtaatgctccggtAAGCCATTAAGCCGTGCGCCTTCATGGCTTAACAAAGTTGGGATGTTGGTAtgggatattgtatttgttttaaatgttatatatttatgtggtatgtgtattttgactttttttgccATGATGCTAGGTCTCTCTTGgaactgagatttttaatctcaatgagattttttttacctggataaataaaggactaacaaaaaaaaaaaaaaaaaaaagttgtactAATagatttttgacagatttctgcgCACTGTGTACCACAAAAAAtcggtttgaggtcagtaagcacaaccagaattcacaCATAAGGTGCACTGCCaatttttaagaaaattaaaggacTTTAAGTGagccttatagtgcggaaatTACAGTAGTCAAACTCTAAAAATAAGTGATGTGTACATAGAGCATGTCTCACTTTGCCCAGCTGCTTGAGAAAAATGAGGTGCCGCTCCTCGAACTGTGACGGATCTTGGTTCTCAGAGGCCCACGGGAAGCCGAAGCCTCGTGCTCTGTTGGGCACCATGTCACTCTCCACCAGCAGCTCATAGTCTGCAACAAACGGCCGTGTCACTTTCAACAACATCTGGGTGAAATAACGAGCGTGCTGGAGTGATGCATGGTGGTCTTTCTCTGACACACATGACTCCATTCATGTTCCTACCTGGTGTGAAGAGACTGTTGAGATCTCGGATTATTGTTCTGAAGGAGGGCCGGTGTAAAGGCTCATAGTCCATACAGCTGTTTATCAGATTGGCCAGCTCTGTCCATTTAGGAGCCGGCAGCTGGTGTCTGTCCTCATAGAACAAGTTTTTCTACAGAACAGGAAAGAACAAAATTAAGTACCTGATTGTTCTTGTCTTGGAAAAGaagacatgtttttaaaagtttaacattttaaacCTGTCTTTTCACAAAAGAAATTAGTGAGTTTCACATGTTCAGGAATATAAATGTATCTTTTTTGTAACAGACTGACCAGCCTCACATCTGTACAGCTAATTAGTTCAAATCTAAGCCGCTCTAATGAACCCGTTTATCTAATTATGTCTCAAAACCAAAGttaaatattttacaaaatgtaTCAAtgcatgtttggtttttttggacCTTTGAGCTGTCCAGTGTGCTGAGAGGTTTGTCTCCTCCGCTGCAGATCTCCCAAAGCGTGGTCCCAAAGCTCCACTTGTCTGTAGCTAAACTCAGGTTTTGAGGGTTTTCAATGCACTCAGGAGGCACCCATGGGATACGCTCCACTAGCACTGCAGGTCAGACATGTAAAGAGATGCAGGAAAATACTAAATGTTGGAAATGCAGACCAAAGATGAAGAAAAGGGAAGCAAAAGGTGACTAAATTATGTCCTCGTAGGTATCTCTGACAATCACACCAAGGAAAAACCATGCAGTGAACATCATTCCAACATCACACAGGTGTGAGGTGCAAGCCTCGGGACCGCGATGTCGGCGTTCTCACCTTCTCTGGGCAGCACGGTGATGCTGATACCGGGGTCACTGAGCTTGATGAATGGAAGACTGCCTGTTTTCCGATCCTCCTCTCGAATCAGAAGGACATTCTTGGCACAAACATTCCCATGAATGACGTTTTTATCCTCCTGTGTTCAGTTACAATAGGGACAACATAAATATCAACGTAGCATTAGGAAAGTCCCAATGAAAGGTTCATTTCCATGttggtttcttttttcccttcatttcaaaatgtgtaaatgtgtccataatctttacatttaaaaagaaatctatATGGGTCACACAGCATTAAGTTGGTAAGTCTTACCAGATAGTGCATAGCCCAGGACAGCTGTTTGGCCACTTCCAGCTTCCAGGTGATGTTAACACAGCCTTTGTTCTTCTTCAGGTAAGTGTCCAGTGAACCAAATTTACCGTACTCCTGCACCATCATGTCTGACCGGGAGATTGAGATTAGATCGTTTCACTTACTCATCTGTTTATTTACTTCTATCCATGAAGAAAATCTTTTCAACAAAGCTCTATGAAATGAAGCACTAAATTAACCAGTTTGTGGTTCACTGAAGATTGTGTTGAGTAGTAATACACATGTGCTTACCCAGAAGTCTTCCCCTGTTACCATGTAAAATTCTCAGAGATTACCTCTTGTAGTGATTTtggggtgtttatatatatttcataAAACTGAACGGACATTTCTTCACTTAAACACTTCCCTCagcccacatgcacacacttgaCTTTTTGCATCCATTACATGTAAAAGAAGAAAGACTTTGACAACAGCTCCCAGATACACTACTTCACGTGTGTGCTGCTTTAAAGACTACAGTGGCCCCTTAGTGACCTGTTGATCCCAAGGGCTTAATCCAGTCTGAACGAAGGGTCAGAAACCTTCTGCCCTCTCTGTTTGATCGTCTCAGCTGCCCACAGGAACACAGTTTGACATTATTTGGTGCTCGTTTAATGTGTGAATGGtctctttttctattttggGAGCCTATTCCTCGTGGACCTACCACATGACTGGTATAATTAGTGTGTTGCTGCTCATTTTGTCTACATCTTAAATATCTTAAACCATCCAGTAAAGGTTGTGCTTGTGTTGTACACTTACTTtcatctgcacaaacacacacgccaTAAGTGAGAAGTAAGTGTTTGTGGGAGAGCTGGCTCATTATGCTTGCAGCTTCAAAAAATGACTGCaaggaaaaaaatgagagaTGAGAATTTAAATTTGAGTCCATGAACATGAGTAATCAATAAGATTAACAGTCACCTAAATTCTTCCTTAAGAAGCTAACCTCTGAATAGCTGCGATGTGCCTTGTCCAGAATCTTAATAACAACGTCCATCTGATGTGTCTCCCCATAGTCTCCAAGCTCCTTCCTCACACCGCAAAAGATCTTGGTGAACGTTCCTTGACCCAGACTCTCTTTCTGAAACACAGTTTTATTGGTTTATTGAAAAAAACCACATTGTTTAGTTGACTCTAAACAGTTCCCTAGGCAATGTCCTCTCCTCATAAACTCCTCAAAATATATTAGCTTGAATAGCAGGAGTCATACAGTCATGCAACCAAAACAGCCTATACAGCGAAATGCAGGGTTTTTTGTTTAGAGCAGTATTCTCAAAACTACAGACAAATACATAGTTTATCATCCAAAGTAAGACGCATGAAACAAAAAAGATGACAAACTTTGACTTTTAACATCCATCAGAGCCAATTCCTTTAGCATTTCTTAATGAAAACTCAAAGTTGCCACAGATGTTTATCCAAATCTTTACTCCTGCCTTTTTTTATTCGTAGTTAAAGCTGAGATCTTCTGGATTCTCTGAAGTGAAGAGTCACGAACTATATCAATACATTTCCAAGCCTCCACACATTCATCCTGGGAACTAAATGAAATATTATGTTTGTCTGGCTGAGCTGTGACCCAGGCAGTTAAACGTTATCGACCACCTGGATCCGATTTATTGAAGATCAGATATATTGGCAATATCATCAGGCCTTATCATTTCCAGGCAAATTGTCAGAACATAATATTTTTCTTCTGTAATGAAAGATAGAGTAATCTTTTGGGGTTTCAAGCGGTCTGCTAGCAAAGCTCTTAACTAacttaataaaaacatcaagtgcAAATCAGAAAGTCAAAAAATACATTCAGTTTATACAGCCCTAAAAACTAAGCACACAACTTAGTTTCATAGGAAATAAGAGGTTAGCagtcaggtgctgctaatcaaatgcactgcccagcacatcagcacaaacacaagcacaaTACTGCAGGAGGAgtgttaaatggtaaaatggtaaatggcctgtatttatatagcgcttttctagtccctaaggaccccaaagcgctttacacaaccagtcatccacccattcacacactggtgatggcaagctacagttaAAGCTTGGCTAAATAAACAGCCTGTAGTCGTGAGGTTTTCCTATGACAGTTCTGTCCAACAAAACTTTAAAtgctcaaataaaataaaaacagagacagCAGATTGAGTCTTTTTGTTAACCGTATCtagcatcagaatcagaatcagaatcagaatactttattgatccctgggggaaattattttttgttacagtgctccattttaaaccaacattaagacaagacagacaatacgctaactaagaatagtacaatatatacatatatatacatacatacatacataagtcacttataaataaatatttggaaaagaaacatgtgtagttgtagcagcaaacagtgtgttaagtggatgcgttgtacagggagatggccacaggcaggaatgatttcctgtgtcgttcagtggtgcttttcggtaatctcagtctctcactgaacgagctcctgtgactgaccaacatgtcatggagtgggtgggaggtgttatccaacattgtctttatcttggacagcatccgcctctccgacaccaccttgagggagtccagctctatccccacaacattgctggccttacggatcagtttattaagtctgttggcatctgcgaccctcagcctgctcccccagcatgcaacagcatagaggatcgcactggccaccacagactcatagaaaatcctcagcattttctggcagatgttgaaggacctcagtcgcctcaaaaaatagagacgactctggcccttcctgtaaagtgctgtggtgtttttagcccagtccagtttattgtcaatgtgtactccaaggtatttatagtcctccacaatgtcaacactgaccccctggattgaaacaggggtcaagtgtttcctggtcttcctgaagtccacgatcagttccttggtctttgccacgttgagctgcagatgattctgctcacaccacgtgacaaaggagtcgaccacagcccggtactctgtctcatcatccctgctgatgcatccaaccaccgcagagtcatcagaaaacttctgaagatggcaggtctctgtgcagtggctgaagtctgtggtgtagagggtgaagaggaagggggagaggacagtcccctgtggtgcccctgtgttgctaatcaccttgtcagacacacactgtgggagacgtacatattgtggtcttcctgtcaggtaatcaacaatccaggacaccagagaagcatccacctgcatcgctgctaacttatcacccaggagggtcggcctgatggtgttgaaagcactggaaaagtcaaaaaacatgaccctcacagtgctcgccggctggtccagatgggtgtagacacgattgagcaggtagatgatggcgtcctctgttccgagacgaggctgataagcgaactgaaggggatccagatgtggtcttactatgggtcgcagctggtccaggatgagcctttccagggtcttcatgatgtgggaggtcaatgccacgggcctgtaatcctgggggccactgggacgaggcgtctttggtacagggacgaggcatgatgtcttccacatcaccgggaccctctgcagactcagactcagcataaacagtttatgaaagactccacacagctggggggcacaggccttgaggacaaggggactcactccgtctggtccagcagacttgcctgagtgaagtctcctcatttgcatctcaacctggtattgagtgaaggtgatgggtgggggaggggtgtcaggaatctcacaggaggcaacatgtgaagagagaggctggcacagtggtgtggctctggattccaggctgactgcaggtgaggttgtgggggtgggagcagacactgtggtgtcgaacctattgaaaaacagattcagctcattggctctattctcacctccctcagctcccctgctgttggttggcctgaatccagtgatggtcttcatgcccctccacacctctctcatgctgttctgctggagtttccactccagcttcctcctgtaattgtccttagcctctctgatcttgtcctttagtaacacctggaccttcctcacctcctctttgttgccccctctgaaagccctcttcttcttgttgaggagggctttgatgtccttagtcacccacggcttgttatttgggtaacaatgaacagtctgagctggaacaatggagtcggtgcagaaagttatgtagtctgtaccgactccattgttccagctcagactgttcatccTGGCGGATCCCACAACAGTTCTCTTGCCTCTGGTGTTCTCACTCAAGTTTACATTCACAAAGGCTCCAGCCTTTAAAATAcgagattataaacaacaacaaaataaactatcacagctatgcagatgacacacaaatatatatcacaatgtcaccaggagaccgaggccctgtacaggctcttggtaaatgcattgaggaaatcaatgactggttgtgccacaattttctccagctaaacaaaaacaaaactgaggtaatagtctttggcgccaaagaaaaacgattacaggtcaccagagaacttcaatctatacatctaaaaaccacaaaccaggcgagaaatttgggtgtagtgatggatgcagacctaaacttagaaaaacacattaagacaataacaaagtcagcttactatcacctcaagaatatatcaaggataaaagatctgatgtctcaacaggacctgga
The Maylandia zebra isolate NMK-2024a linkage group LG7, Mzebra_GT3a, whole genome shotgun sequence DNA segment above includes these coding regions:
- the jak2a gene encoding tyrosine-protein kinase JAK2a; amino-acid sequence: MSFFKRHMACILLTNMDPPTTENQNGLLPNLDLATGPKQDSKATCLSVYQYCEKEGGEGGASYSESVLTFPPGEYVAEELCISAAKACGIGPVYCSLFGLMRESDRTWFAPNHVFKVDHSSCEKLHFRIRYYFPGWYNSSNLSYAHRYGFSKGMESPVMDDCVMAYQFFQWRSDFLNGWVDIPVSHEAQEECLGMAVLDMMRLAKESGQSAVDIYNDKSYKSFLPVSMRSRIQEYNILTRKRIRYRFRKFIQQFSECKATVCNLKLKYLMSLEMLLPSLYSEHFQVTDTSSNEVTIIVMGNKGIQWSKGKEEDRAEEELQTYCDFPEVIDISIKQGNKEGSAESRIVTLTKQDNQIMELEFRSLSVAVSFVSLIDGYYRLVADAHHYLCKELAPPRLLECIQSYCHGPVSMEFTVSKLRRSGNHQGLYMLRCSPRDYDKYFMSFVVGYETMVDYKHCQITKTESGEYILSGAKRSFGSLRELLNCYQKEALRTDGYTFQLIRCCPPSHKDKSNLLVCRSNQGAEMPISPTLHKHNISQMVFHKIRKEDLIIKESLGQGTFTKIFCGVRKELGDYGETHQMDVVIKILDKAHRSYSESFFEAASIMSQLSHKHLLLTYGVCVCADENMMVQEYGKFGSLDTYLKKNKGCVNITWKLEVAKQLSWAMHYLEDKNVIHGNVCAKNVLLIREEDRKTGSLPFIKLSDPGISITVLPREVLVERIPWVPPECIENPQNLSLATDKWSFGTTLWEICSGGDKPLSTLDSSKKNLFYEDRHQLPAPKWTELANLINSCMDYEPLHRPSFRTIIRDLNSLFTPDYELLVESDMVPNRARGFGFPWASENQDPSQFEERHLIFLKQLGKGNFGSVEMCRYDPLQDSTGEVVAVKKLQHSTAEHLRDFEREIEILKSLQHENIVKYKGVCYSAGRRNLRLIMEYLPYGSLRDYLIKHKDRFDSKKLLHYASQICKGMDYLGTKRYIHRDLATRNILVESEMRVKIGDFGLTKVLPQDKDYYTVREPGESPIFWYAPESLTESKFSVASDVWSFGVVLYELFTYSDKNCSPPVVFMNKMGNEKQGQMIVYHLIDLLRNGYRLPAPDKCPTQIHKIMMECWSNDPKLRPTFKTLIHSVETVRDSEER